Proteins encoded within one genomic window of Actinomycetota bacterium:
- a CDS encoding sugar phosphate nucleotidyltransferase has protein sequence MKGVVLAGGYGTRFHPVTRVVNKHMLDVFDEPMVYYPIRSLAGSGVTDITLVTITESLEQFQSLLGDGSELGVKIRYASQEGAGGIAEALLQAAPMCAGDDVMVVLGDNIFQDDLTPYVQSFSEQGKGAKILLKQVSLDDALRFGVAEVRDGKIIGIEEKPPSPKSGLIVTGCYMYDDRVFDLIGSLTPSARGELEVTDLNNLYVEEESMTYDILRGWWTDAGTPASKLKASILVALEKGVTFHR, from the coding sequence TTGAAAGGCGTTGTACTCGCCGGCGGTTACGGCACCCGGTTCCATCCGGTGACCCGGGTTGTGAACAAGCACATGCTGGACGTCTTCGACGAGCCGATGGTGTACTACCCCATCCGCTCGCTGGCCGGGTCCGGCGTCACCGACATCACACTGGTCACGATCACCGAGTCGCTGGAACAGTTCCAAAGCCTTCTGGGCGACGGTTCCGAGCTCGGGGTCAAGATCCGGTACGCGAGCCAGGAGGGCGCCGGGGGGATCGCGGAGGCCCTCCTGCAGGCCGCCCCGATGTGCGCGGGCGACGATGTGATGGTGGTTCTGGGCGACAACATCTTTCAGGACGACCTGACCCCGTACGTCCAGAGCTTCTCCGAGCAGGGCAAGGGGGCGAAGATCCTGCTCAAGCAGGTGTCGCTCGACGACGCCCTCCGCTTCGGCGTCGCCGAGGTCAGGGACGGGAAGATCATCGGGATCGAGGAGAAGCCCCCCAGCCCGAAGAGCGGCCTGATCGTGACCGGCTGCTACATGTACGACGACCGGGTTTTCGACCTGATCGGGTCCCTCACCCCGTCGGCCCGCGGCGAGCTGGAGGTCACCGACCTCAACAACCTCTACGTCGAGGAGGAGTCCATGACCTACGACATCCTCCGCGGTTGGTGGACCGACGCAGGCACCCCGGCCAGCAAGCTCAAAGCCTCAATCCTGGTTGCGCTGGAAAAAGGTGTCACCTTCCACCGTTAG
- the rfbD gene encoding dTDP-4-dehydrorhamnose reductase codes for MPRVLVTGGNGQVGRAFAALIPDAVVLDRSELDIVDTGQVQRVFDRVRPEVVYNAAAYTAVDKAEAEPERARMINVDAVVNLAAAAKMHDALLVHFSSDYVFGGDAGPYTELDKTRPLSVYGRTKLQSEIAARASGNRYLIIRTSWVYGDGHNFVRSIVGAAAKHDELTVVDDQRGRPTYAPDLAGGTAALAAAGCTGVYNLSGGGDAVTWAGFAEAAIEAAGLDTRVRPVTTAQYYSGKAGPIAPRPANSELDCSKAAEAGVSLRPWRSAVAEYVKELQS; via the coding sequence GTGCCCAGAGTTCTGGTGACGGGCGGCAACGGCCAGGTAGGCCGGGCCTTCGCCGCTTTGATCCCGGACGCGGTGGTGCTGGACCGCAGCGAGCTCGACATAGTCGACACCGGCCAGGTCCAGAGGGTTTTCGACCGGGTTCGCCCCGAGGTCGTCTACAACGCCGCCGCCTACACCGCGGTCGACAAGGCGGAGGCCGAGCCGGAGCGGGCCCGCATGATCAACGTCGACGCGGTGGTGAACCTGGCAGCGGCGGCCAAGATGCACGATGCGCTGCTCGTCCACTTCTCGTCCGACTACGTATTCGGTGGCGACGCCGGACCGTACACCGAGCTGGATAAAACCAGGCCTCTCTCGGTCTACGGCCGGACGAAACTCCAATCCGAGATCGCCGCCCGGGCGTCGGGCAACCGCTACCTGATCATCCGCACCTCCTGGGTTTACGGGGACGGCCACAACTTCGTGAGGTCGATAGTCGGGGCGGCTGCCAAACACGACGAGCTCACGGTGGTCGACGACCAGCGGGGCCGGCCCACCTACGCCCCCGATCTAGCCGGGGGCACCGCCGCGCTGGCGGCCGCCGGCTGCACCGGTGTCTACAACCTGAGCGGCGGGGGAGACGCGGTCACCTGGGCGGGATTTGCCGAGGCGGCCATCGAGGCGGCCGGCCTCGACACGAGAGTGCGCCCGGTGACCACGGCACAGTACTATTCAGGCAAAGCAGGTCCGATTGCCCCCCGCCCCGCCAACAGCGAGCTCGACTGCTCCAAGGCGGCGGAAGCGGGTGTTAGCCTCAGGCCGTGGCGTTCAGCCGTCGCCGAATACGTGAAGGAGTTGCAGTCTTGA
- the rfbC gene encoding dTDP-4-dehydrorhamnose 3,5-epimerase translates to MSAPEIRELSIPDIKILKPAVFADERGSFSESFNNRALAEVGLELNFVQMNLSFSVKTGTVRGLHFQKPPYDQDKLVMVLHGSIWDVGVDLRSGSPFYGTYAGEVISAEEGNQIFIPKGFAHGFCTLEPDTKVVYLVTNYYSAPDDAGLRWDDPALAIPWPLPAEGATVSDKDAVASGWEGFESPFSFASAETAAGGNR, encoded by the coding sequence TTGAGCGCCCCCGAGATCCGGGAGCTCTCCATACCCGACATCAAGATCCTGAAGCCCGCCGTTTTCGCCGACGAGCGGGGGTCGTTCTCCGAGTCCTTCAACAACCGGGCGCTCGCCGAGGTCGGACTGGAGCTCAACTTCGTCCAGATGAACCTGTCCTTCTCCGTCAAGACCGGGACCGTGCGGGGCCTGCACTTCCAGAAGCCGCCCTACGACCAGGACAAGCTGGTGATGGTGCTCCACGGGAGCATCTGGGACGTCGGCGTGGACCTGAGGTCCGGCTCGCCTTTCTACGGGACCTACGCCGGCGAGGTGATCAGCGCCGAGGAGGGGAATCAGATCTTCATCCCCAAGGGGTTCGCCCACGGCTTCTGCACCCTGGAACCGGACACCAAGGTGGTCTACCTGGTCACCAACTACTACTCCGCCCCGGACGACGCCGGCCTGCGCTGGGACGACCCGGCGCTCGCCATCCCGTGGCCGCTCCCGGCCGAGGGCGCAACCGTGTCCGACAAGGACGCCGTGGCGAGCGGCTGGGAGGGCTTCGAAAGCCCGTTCTCCTTCGCGTCGGCGGAGACTGCGGCCGGCGGCAACCGCTAG
- a CDS encoding NAD-dependent epimerase/dehydratase family protein, with protein sequence MTSNILVTGGAGFLGSHFVRLKLQSGSTSVTNVDCLTYAGDQRRLADVAGSPDYNFVRLDIADEGPIKALVADLKPDAIVHYAAESHVTRSENDPDRFYRTNVEGTRVLLDAAVAAGVPRFLHVSTDEVYGSTLEGAFKESDKPEGVGIAASPYSKSKALADDLARSYADRLEVVVVRPTNAFGPWQFPEKVFPRWVTRGLRNEPMLVWGDGLYIRQWLYAEDFARAVALVLEKGENGEAYNIGPVHEPEITNLDLARWLAEYLKLPADAIQMTGYDRPDHDRRYAVDSSKIRALGWRSGDVWSQFTESVNWFRDHRDWWESLIAEAESIYADAAPAGKAAPA encoded by the coding sequence ATGACATCCAACATTCTCGTAACCGGCGGCGCCGGCTTTCTCGGCAGCCACTTCGTCCGGCTGAAGCTGCAATCCGGGTCCACCTCGGTCACCAACGTCGACTGCCTGACCTACGCCGGCGACCAGCGCCGCCTGGCCGACGTTGCCGGCAGCCCCGACTACAACTTCGTCCGGCTGGACATCGCCGACGAGGGTCCGATCAAGGCGCTGGTCGCCGACCTGAAGCCCGATGCAATCGTCCACTACGCCGCCGAGTCCCACGTGACCCGCAGCGAGAACGACCCCGACCGCTTCTACCGCACCAACGTCGAGGGGACCCGGGTGCTGCTCGATGCTGCAGTGGCCGCCGGGGTTCCGCGCTTCCTCCACGTGTCGACCGACGAGGTCTACGGGTCGACCCTCGAAGGCGCCTTCAAGGAGTCGGACAAACCCGAGGGTGTAGGCATCGCCGCCAGCCCCTACTCCAAGTCCAAGGCCCTCGCCGACGACCTGGCCCGCTCCTACGCCGACCGCCTGGAGGTGGTCGTGGTCCGGCCGACGAACGCCTTCGGTCCGTGGCAGTTCCCGGAGAAGGTCTTCCCCCGTTGGGTCACCCGGGGCCTGAGAAACGAGCCGATGCTCGTGTGGGGCGACGGTCTGTACATACGGCAGTGGCTCTACGCCGAGGACTTCGCCCGGGCGGTGGCGCTGGTCCTGGAGAAGGGCGAGAACGGCGAGGCGTACAACATAGGGCCGGTGCACGAGCCCGAGATCACCAACCTGGACCTGGCCCGATGGCTGGCCGAGTACCTGAAGCTGCCGGCCGATGCGATTCAGATGACCGGCTACGACCGGCCGGATCACGACCGCCGCTACGCGGTCGACTCATCCAAGATCCGGGCCCTCGGCTGGCGCTCGGGCGACGTCTGGTCCCAGTTCACCGAGAGCGTGAACTGGTTCCGGGACCACCGCGACTGGTGGGAGTCGCTGATCGCGGAGGCGGAGTCGATCTACGCCGACGCTGCGCCGGCCGGCAAGGCTGCCCCCGCTTGA